The following proteins are encoded in a genomic region of Nocardioides renjunii:
- the upp gene encoding uracil phosphoribosyltransferase, whose protein sequence is MRLHVVNHPLVSHKLTVLRDEHTDSPTFRRLTDELVTLLAYEATREVRVEPVDITTPVGPTTGVRLAAPKPMVVPILRAGLGMLDGMMRLLPTAEVGFLGMVRNEETLAASTYAERLPEDLSGRQCYVLDPMLATGGTLAAAIQFLTHRGADDITAICLLAAPEGVENLEAGLKDLDVPVTVVTAALDEMLNDKGYIVPGLGDAGDRLYGVAH, encoded by the coding sequence ATGCGCCTGCACGTGGTGAACCACCCTCTCGTCTCCCACAAGCTCACCGTCCTCCGCGACGAGCACACCGACTCGCCGACGTTCCGGCGGCTGACCGACGAGCTGGTCACCCTCCTGGCCTACGAGGCCACCCGCGAGGTGCGGGTCGAGCCGGTCGACATCACCACGCCGGTCGGCCCGACGACGGGCGTACGCCTCGCCGCGCCCAAGCCGATGGTCGTGCCGATCCTCCGGGCCGGCCTCGGCATGCTCGACGGCATGATGCGCCTGCTGCCCACCGCGGAGGTCGGCTTCCTCGGCATGGTGCGCAACGAGGAGACGCTCGCCGCGTCGACGTACGCCGAACGGCTGCCCGAGGACCTGTCCGGGCGCCAGTGCTACGTCCTCGACCCGATGCTCGCGACCGGCGGCACCCTCGCGGCCGCGATCCAGTTCCTCACCCACCGCGGCGCCGACGACATCACCGCGATCTGCCTCCTGGCCGCGCCGGAGGGCGTGGAGAACCTCGAGGCGGGCCTGAAGGACCTCGACGTGCCCGTCACCGTCGTGACCGCGGCGCTCGACGAGATGCTCAACGACAAGGGCTACATCGTGCCCGGCCTCGGCGACGCCGGCGACCGGCTGTACGGCGTCGCGCACTGA
- a CDS encoding LUD domain-containing protein — MSARDEILGRVRAALADVSPAVSVPAAPRVPDRGDLAALFVERVEDYRAVVTRCTADELAGVVAGVLGGASSVVPPALGLDVPGAVVDDGLTSAELDRVDAVVTRARVGIAETGTIVLDHAPDQGRRAISLVPDLHVCIVAADQVVADVPDAIAVLDPARPLTWISGPSATSDIELDRVEGVHGPRTLHVVLVG, encoded by the coding sequence GTGAGCGCCCGCGACGAGATCCTCGGCCGCGTGCGCGCGGCCCTGGCCGACGTCTCGCCCGCCGTGTCCGTGCCCGCCGCGCCGCGCGTCCCCGACCGCGGCGACCTCGCGGCGCTCTTCGTCGAGCGCGTCGAGGACTACCGCGCGGTGGTCACCCGGTGCACCGCCGACGAGCTGGCCGGCGTCGTCGCCGGCGTCCTCGGTGGCGCCAGCAGCGTCGTACCTCCCGCGCTCGGCCTCGACGTCCCCGGCGCGGTGGTCGACGACGGCCTGACCTCCGCCGAGCTCGACCGCGTCGACGCCGTCGTCACCCGCGCCCGGGTGGGCATCGCGGAGACCGGCACGATCGTCCTCGACCATGCTCCCGACCAGGGCCGCCGGGCGATCAGCCTGGTGCCCGACCTGCACGTCTGCATCGTGGCCGCCGACCAGGTCGTGGCCGACGTGCCGGACGCGATCGCCGTCCTCGACCCCGCCCGCCCGCTCACCTGGATCAGCGGCCCGTCCGCCACCAGTGACATCGAGCTCGACCGGGTCGAGGGTGTCCACGGCCCCCGGACCCTCCACGTGGTGCTGGTGGGCTGA